The following coding sequences are from one Maniola hyperantus chromosome 7, iAphHyp1.2, whole genome shotgun sequence window:
- the homer gene encoding homer protein homolog 2 isoform X1 translates to MTFTKTSQKFGQWSDVRANTVYGLGFASEAELGKFIEKFQEVKEAIQAQQCGATAKTTNGSGAATPVASATASPLLAARAPAGDEPPALSPAQVPKPAENDEMMVHQRAHSVSSTLQGGYATVGRAPRGPLASAGAPPDPSNADSTEQQLRYENDRLKLALAQSSANAKKWEVELATLKSNNLRLTAALQESTANVDEWKRQLHQYREEVARARHYATGKGGDANEVEQLRQRVAQLEAELTQKNEELAQITKSKKSEQDAEAKLAQSQLELALAAQDGQRQVIQALNDQLSRQIDELVSLTLN, encoded by the exons ATGACGTTCACGAAGACGTCACAGAAGTTCGGGCAGTGGAGCGACGTGCGCGCCAACACTGTGTACGGGCTGGGCTTCGCTTCCGAAGCAGAACTGGGAAAG TTCATCGAGAAGTTCCAAGAAGTAAAGGAGGCCATACAGGCGCAGCAGTGCGGGGCGACGGCCAAGACGACCAACGGTTCGGGCGCCGCCACGCCTGTCGCCTCCGCCACGGCCAGCCCCTTGCTAGCAGCCAGGGCGCCCGCGGGGGACGAGCCCCCAGCCCTGTCGCCCGCGCAGGTA CCAAAACCAGCTGAAAACGACGAGATGATGGTGCACCAACGAGCACATTCTGTGTCGTCCACACTTCAG GGAGGCTACGCCACGGTGGGTCGCGCGCCGCGAGGCCCGCTGGCGTCGGCCGGCGCGCCGCCTGACCCCTCCAATGCGGACTCCACAGAGCAGCAGTTGCGGTACGAGAACGACCGCCTCAAGCTAGCACTCGCCCAGAG TTCAGCTAACGCCAAGAAGTGGGAAGTGGAGCTGGCAACACTAAAGAGCAACAATCTACGACTGACGGCCGCGTTGCAGGAGAGCACCGCGAACGTGGACGAGTGGAAGCGACAACTGCATCAGTACCGGGAAGAAGTGGCCCGCGCCAGGCACTACGCTACGGGGAAAG GCGGCGACGCCAACGAAGTTGAGCAACTGAGACAGCGCGTCGCGCAGCTCGAGGCGGAGCTGACGCAGAAGAACGAAGAGTTAGCCCAAATCACCAAATCGAAAAAAAGTGAACAG GACGCGGAAGCCAAACTAGCGCAAAGTCAACTCGAGCTAGCGCTTGCGGCGCAAGACGGGCAGCGGCAAGTTATCCAGGCGCTCAACGACCAGCTGTCCCGGCAGATCGACGAGCTGGTGAGTCTTACACTAAACTAG
- the homer gene encoding homer protein homolog 2 isoform X2, giving the protein MTFTKTSQKFGQWSDVRANTVYGLGFASEAELGKFIEKFQEVKEAIQAQQCGATAKTTNGSGAATPVASATASPLLAARAPAGDEPPALSPAQPKPAENDEMMVHQRAHSVSSTLQGGYATVGRAPRGPLASAGAPPDPSNADSTEQQLRYENDRLKLALAQSSANAKKWEVELATLKSNNLRLTAALQESTANVDEWKRQLHQYREEVARARHYATGKGGDANEVEQLRQRVAQLEAELTQKNEELAQITKSKKSEQDAEAKLAQSQLELALAAQDGQRQVIQALNDQLSRQIDELVSLTLN; this is encoded by the exons ATGACGTTCACGAAGACGTCACAGAAGTTCGGGCAGTGGAGCGACGTGCGCGCCAACACTGTGTACGGGCTGGGCTTCGCTTCCGAAGCAGAACTGGGAAAG TTCATCGAGAAGTTCCAAGAAGTAAAGGAGGCCATACAGGCGCAGCAGTGCGGGGCGACGGCCAAGACGACCAACGGTTCGGGCGCCGCCACGCCTGTCGCCTCCGCCACGGCCAGCCCCTTGCTAGCAGCCAGGGCGCCCGCGGGGGACGAGCCCCCAGCCCTGTCGCCCGCGCAG CCAAAACCAGCTGAAAACGACGAGATGATGGTGCACCAACGAGCACATTCTGTGTCGTCCACACTTCAG GGAGGCTACGCCACGGTGGGTCGCGCGCCGCGAGGCCCGCTGGCGTCGGCCGGCGCGCCGCCTGACCCCTCCAATGCGGACTCCACAGAGCAGCAGTTGCGGTACGAGAACGACCGCCTCAAGCTAGCACTCGCCCAGAG TTCAGCTAACGCCAAGAAGTGGGAAGTGGAGCTGGCAACACTAAAGAGCAACAATCTACGACTGACGGCCGCGTTGCAGGAGAGCACCGCGAACGTGGACGAGTGGAAGCGACAACTGCATCAGTACCGGGAAGAAGTGGCCCGCGCCAGGCACTACGCTACGGGGAAAG GCGGCGACGCCAACGAAGTTGAGCAACTGAGACAGCGCGTCGCGCAGCTCGAGGCGGAGCTGACGCAGAAGAACGAAGAGTTAGCCCAAATCACCAAATCGAAAAAAAGTGAACAG GACGCGGAAGCCAAACTAGCGCAAAGTCAACTCGAGCTAGCGCTTGCGGCGCAAGACGGGCAGCGGCAAGTTATCCAGGCGCTCAACGACCAGCTGTCCCGGCAGATCGACGAGCTGGTGAGTCTTACACTAAACTAG
- the LOC117983851 gene encoding cuticle protein 7-like, translating into MELIKSIPILLLASSALAQYEGYSLEGYEGYHHKPTVHQASEEQHSEEYDLDYHAHPKYSFDYSVKDPHTGDDKEHWETRDGDKVKGSYTLVETDGTKRIVEYEADDKNGFNAVVHKIGTPKEEHEEYKVAKPAYEEYKLAKPVFEEYKVAKPVYEEYKVAKPVYENYPQEYQEDDSGFVPIVGYKH; encoded by the exons ATGGAGTTAATT AAATCCATACCCATACTCCTTCTGGCGTCATCAGCGCTGGCCCAGTACGAAGGCTACAGCTTGGAGGGCTACGAAGGGTACCACCACAAGCCTACCGTCCACCAAGCGTCTGAAGAGCAGCACAGCGAGGAATACGATCTGGACTACCAT GCGCACCCGAAATACTCCTTCGACTACTCAGTGAAGGACCCTCATACCGGTGACGACAAAGAACACTGGGAGACCAGAGATGGTGACAAAGTTAAAG GTTCATACACCCTGGTGGAGACCGACGGAACAAAACGCATTGTGGAATATGAAGCAGATGACAAGAACGGATTCAACGCAGTCGTCCACAAAATTGGCACTCCCAAAGAAGAACACGAAGAATACAAAGTGGCCAAACCAGCCTACGAGGAATACAAATTGGCCAAACCAGTCTTCGAGGAATACAAAGTCGCCAAGCCAGTGTATGAGGAATATAAAGTGGCCAAACCAGTGTACGAGAACTACCCACAGGAATATCAGGAGGACGACAGTGGCTTCGTGCCGATTGTGGGTTATAAACACTGA